One region of Metallosphaera sedula DSM 5348 genomic DNA includes:
- a CDS encoding class II glutamine amidotransferase domain-containing protein, which yields MCRMVAYRGSDRATLRELADCLVKAAEDDPLKGWSHPHGWGMVALTEDKLIHHRSSRPIFEPSERSTLINLVDSLSGKMMVIIHARKASDPSLVSSMYSHPYQESNDREVIYLAHNGSVDLSLAREVGMGIEGVVDSELVAKYISMKGIASVGDLIPYTKSALNLLILQIPRGVGSPLSRAKLYYFNWTNSNDPYYDLYVGSGFVTSSSLSKVGCRTSRVAEKGKLLEIHET from the coding sequence ATGTGCAGGATGGTCGCTTACCGCGGAAGTGACAGGGCAACGCTCAGGGAGTTAGCCGATTGTCTGGTTAAGGCCGCCGAAGACGACCCCCTCAAGGGATGGTCTCACCCACACGGGTGGGGGATGGTTGCACTCACTGAGGACAAGTTAATTCATCATAGAAGTTCAAGGCCCATCTTTGAGCCCTCTGAGAGAAGTACGCTCATTAACCTGGTTGATTCGCTCTCAGGAAAAATGATGGTGATTATTCACGCCAGGAAGGCCAGCGACCCTTCCCTGGTGTCCTCGATGTACTCTCACCCCTACCAAGAATCAAATGACAGGGAGGTGATCTACCTAGCCCATAATGGAAGCGTAGATCTATCGCTAGCCAGGGAGGTGGGAATGGGGATTGAGGGCGTAGTTGACTCGGAGCTCGTTGCGAAGTATATCTCAATGAAGGGGATTGCTAGCGTGGGAGACTTAATTCCATACACTAAGTCAGCGCTAAACCTTCTGATTCTTCAGATCCCCCGTGGTGTTGGATCCCCACTCTCCCGGGCCAAGCTCTACTATTTTAACTGGACAAACTCAAACGATCCCTATTACGATCTTTACGTAGGAAGTGGATTCGTTACGTCCTCATCCCTGAGCAAGGTGGGTTGTAGAACCTCGAGGGTTGCAGAGAAGGGAAAACTTCTTGAGATCCATGAGACATGA
- a CDS encoding cation:proton antiporter → MDITLVLLEISILIFFAELMRTSLRKFVPSIVGEIIAGMVLSPFAVGGLLDHILNLDLFSLNQYLLFLSEFSMILLIFSSGLEHGVSAIRSAGTFGFLGATAGALFPALVGILVFQGIGFDTSLILGTAIGATSLASAGSIISELRLKGKGVDLLMSMASSDDVVDLILLSVVLGTLAGATSVKSIATLVIYYIVAWIVIFVVAVRVIPMIANRLDEVYIEEFSMLVIFGLTAIMTALNFSPVISAFIAGVAMAESVKKERVRQIIDVLLAVFGSAFFVVVGLQVNLSGLTNFWLMAVELTVIAVIFKILGVLPFAYLGLRKWRSALAVSLAMVPRGETGLVVGSIGLSYNALNQNEFGALVFMAILTTVIGASFFKGMAHWLREE, encoded by the coding sequence GTGGATATAACCCTAGTTCTCCTGGAGATCTCAATACTCATCTTCTTTGCTGAGCTCATGAGAACATCTCTTCGAAAGTTCGTTCCCTCCATTGTTGGCGAGATCATAGCGGGAATGGTGTTAAGTCCCTTCGCTGTGGGAGGTCTACTGGATCACATCCTCAACCTAGATCTGTTCTCCCTGAACCAATATCTCCTTTTCCTATCCGAGTTTTCCATGATCCTCCTGATCTTCTCCTCCGGACTGGAGCATGGAGTCTCAGCGATCAGGTCAGCGGGAACGTTTGGATTCCTGGGGGCAACGGCAGGTGCACTTTTTCCCGCCCTAGTGGGGATACTGGTCTTTCAGGGAATAGGGTTTGACACGTCGCTCATCCTGGGAACTGCCATAGGTGCCACAAGCTTAGCCTCTGCTGGTTCTATCATTTCTGAACTTAGGTTGAAAGGCAAAGGGGTTGATCTACTCATGTCCATGGCGTCATCTGATGACGTTGTGGACCTAATCTTGCTCTCAGTGGTGCTGGGAACCCTGGCTGGGGCAACATCTGTCAAGTCCATAGCGACGCTGGTGATCTATTATATAGTCGCCTGGATTGTGATATTCGTGGTTGCCGTGAGGGTTATTCCCATGATCGCTAACAGGTTGGACGAGGTATACATTGAGGAGTTCTCCATGTTAGTTATATTTGGGTTAACGGCCATCATGACTGCCCTGAACTTCTCCCCCGTAATTTCAGCATTCATTGCAGGAGTGGCCATGGCTGAGAGCGTGAAAAAGGAGAGGGTTAGGCAAATAATCGACGTTCTTCTGGCGGTGTTCGGAAGTGCCTTCTTCGTAGTAGTGGGACTCCAGGTTAATCTGTCAGGTCTCACCAATTTCTGGTTAATGGCAGTGGAGCTCACTGTGATTGCTGTGATTTTCAAGATATTGGGAGTTTTACCCTTTGCCTACCTGGGATTGAGGAAGTGGAGAAGCGCGTTAGCCGTCTCCCTTGCCATGGTTCCGAGGGGTGAGACTGGACTGGTTGTGGGATCCATAGGACTAAGCTATAACGCGCTCAATCAGAACGAGTTCGGTGCCCTAGTTTTCATGGCAATCCTAACCACTGTAATTGGCGCCTCATTTTTCAAGGGTATGGCCCATTGGTTGAGGGAGGAATAG
- a CDS encoding DsrE family protein, with product MAKFLLVVKSQDQLNVNTAVNVANGLKTMGAEDVKMVFLGPGITALDRKSKLSEIVSKNVDALKKNSVKVYACEMAMKNYNVSKEELVYTDEVSRGADVIVKLANEGYTILTF from the coding sequence ATGGCCAAATTCCTACTTGTGGTAAAATCGCAAGATCAGCTAAACGTGAATACTGCCGTCAACGTTGCCAACGGGCTCAAGACAATGGGCGCAGAGGACGTGAAAATGGTATTCCTAGGACCTGGGATCACCGCGCTGGACAGGAAGAGCAAGCTTTCTGAAATAGTTAGCAAAAACGTCGACGCGCTAAAGAAGAATTCGGTGAAGGTCTACGCCTGTGAAATGGCCATGAAAAACTACAATGTGAGCAAGGAGGAACTGGTATACACGGATGAGGTAAGCAGAGGAGCTGACGTCATCGTCAAGTTGGCTAACGAGGGATATACGATATTAACCTTTTAA
- a CDS encoding Hsp20/alpha crystallin family protein — translation MFGFGRKKDKKKQDVSNEDTRPVEIENSGPAYSPFADFDEIFNQFLKMQEEMLKQLMENGEVRTYTRRVTVGPDGQPRVEEYVNGVPVSELKEKDVEPPEGDYEVVESGDKVIVTMEIPGVKKEDIQVSLKNKVKLLVEWNGKKKEISLPGPVEPVSVKLNNGVLVCTFRKAYTDKVDKLRIE, via the coding sequence ATGTTCGGATTCGGAAGAAAGAAGGACAAGAAGAAACAGGACGTAAGCAATGAGGATACTCGGCCAGTGGAAATAGAGAATAGTGGACCTGCATACTCACCATTTGCTGACTTCGATGAGATCTTCAATCAGTTTCTCAAGATGCAAGAGGAAATGCTTAAACAGCTCATGGAAAACGGCGAGGTTAGGACCTATACCAGGAGAGTGACCGTTGGCCCCGATGGTCAACCAAGGGTAGAGGAGTACGTTAACGGCGTTCCAGTTTCTGAGCTTAAGGAGAAGGACGTGGAGCCTCCAGAGGGAGATTATGAGGTCGTGGAGAGCGGTGATAAGGTCATTGTTACCATGGAAATCCCAGGAGTGAAGAAGGAGGACATCCAGGTGTCTCTCAAGAATAAGGTTAAGTTGCTGGTTGAGTGGAACGGGAAAAAGAAGGAAATATCACTTCCAGGACCAGTGGAACCGGTGTCGGTTAAGCTCAACAATGGTGTTCTAGTCTGCACCTTCAGAAAGGCATACACGGATAAGGTTGATAAGCTTCGGATAGAGTGA
- a CDS encoding NAD(P)/FAD-dependent oxidoreductase gives MKVGIVGAGPAGLFLAQKLGEEAVVYERERRLGVKPCSWVVLSSIEDLITQDEILFKITGYRIFLDNKLIHEVHSKEPFAYIIDKPRFLERLSEGVEIKWERGVIKGDEINGVKYDVVVDARGYQALSQDTVLAIQYDTTYHAEENVLNSYFYSDFVGYGWVFPGPYGARIGIGGEAPLPVLRERLNSILAGEKVGYGVARISMGGLRQGNFVGEAGGAVFPITGEGIRPSLMHAELMYRKLVGEDVDVRNSSLFRIMNAHLKVVEEARKSERPGEYVSRVFMGTLRPG, from the coding sequence ATGAAAGTCGGGATCGTGGGAGCTGGACCCGCAGGCCTATTCCTTGCCCAAAAGCTCGGAGAGGAGGCAGTGGTTTACGAAAGGGAGAGGAGGTTAGGTGTCAAACCTTGTAGCTGGGTTGTCCTGTCCTCTATCGAGGATCTCATAACCCAGGATGAGATCCTGTTCAAGATAACGGGCTACAGGATCTTCCTTGACAACAAGCTAATTCACGAGGTTCACTCCAAGGAGCCCTTCGCCTACATAATTGACAAACCAAGGTTCCTTGAGAGACTCTCTGAGGGAGTTGAGATTAAGTGGGAGAGGGGAGTCATCAAGGGAGATGAGATTAACGGGGTAAAGTATGACGTTGTCGTGGATGCTCGCGGATATCAGGCCCTGTCTCAGGACACGGTCCTTGCAATCCAGTACGACACGACGTACCATGCAGAGGAGAACGTGTTGAACTCTTATTTTTACTCGGACTTCGTGGGATATGGTTGGGTTTTCCCTGGACCTTACGGGGCAAGGATTGGGATTGGCGGAGAGGCCCCTCTCCCCGTGTTGAGGGAAAGGCTAAACTCCATCCTAGCGGGGGAGAAGGTAGGTTACGGAGTTGCGAGGATCTCTATGGGTGGTCTCAGGCAGGGAAACTTTGTGGGAGAGGCTGGAGGTGCTGTCTTCCCAATCACGGGGGAGGGGATAAGGCCTTCTCTCATGCATGCTGAACTCATGTACAGAAAGCTCGTGGGGGAAGACGTGGATGTGAGGAACTCGAGTCTCTTTAGGATCATGAACGCTCACCTCAAGGTGGTGGAGGAGGCAAGGAAAAGCGAGAGACCTGGGGAGTACGTGAGCAGGGTATTCATGGGGACCCTGAGGCCTGGCTAA
- a CDS encoding adenosylcobinamide amidohydrolase, which translates to MIKVVHLSLDREYLVLTSALYPEGVAFARGICAIFVDKSYCNQDPWSDVKALCRRDEVAFITAATSYSFEDRPWGKLYVSAGIGESGEDAGCTINVGVFVKEGLNLNGLVDLVRTVTEAKSGALRDLGLNLTGTVSDAVAVGSVVGEGYFAGPGTKLGKEVAMDVRTRIVKLLRS; encoded by the coding sequence GTGATCAAGGTAGTACACCTCTCGTTAGATCGAGAGTACCTTGTGTTGACTTCTGCCCTCTACCCTGAGGGGGTGGCATTCGCCCGGGGAATATGTGCAATCTTTGTGGATAAGAGCTACTGTAACCAGGATCCATGGAGCGACGTGAAAGCCCTGTGCCGAAGGGATGAGGTTGCCTTCATCACCGCAGCAACCTCTTACTCCTTCGAGGACAGACCTTGGGGGAAACTTTACGTTAGTGCTGGGATCGGTGAGAGTGGTGAGGACGCTGGATGCACGATCAACGTGGGTGTATTCGTGAAGGAGGGTCTCAATCTGAATGGACTAGTGGATCTGGTGAGAACGGTTACTGAGGCTAAGTCTGGGGCCTTAAGGGATCTGGGCCTCAACCTAACAGGGACCGTAAGTGATGCGGTAGCTGTAGGTAGTGTCGTGGGGGAGGGATACTTTGCGGGGCCTGGAACGAAGTTGGGAAAGGAGGTTGCCATGGATGTGAGGACAAGGATCGTCAAGTTGTTGAGATCGTAA
- a CDS encoding DUF929 domain-containing protein, with amino-acid sequence MNQKIIVAGISAVIALILILGSLPVYGVPIDTPFKVSSQQLTTQTCVLFISWYGCPYGATDSWPLYLAMSHYGKLNVIPNHSDPLDEYPNTSGLIFLNFTPNSTVRFKVIYLYNEYLNASANGTALNNYVNYGLQVIRQEAPWAYPLVEKYEVQNPASGEFFRPAVDLGSPSHIPSTIIISGGKGTYMIIGYLYSPSDISGYSPSQLMMNLTNIQPIVSSSQEIEGLL; translated from the coding sequence ATGAATCAGAAAATCATCGTCGCAGGAATCTCCGCAGTGATAGCGCTCATCCTTATCCTTGGTTCCCTACCCGTGTACGGAGTACCCATTGACACTCCCTTCAAGGTTTCGTCACAACAACTCACGACTCAAACCTGCGTCCTTTTCATATCCTGGTACGGATGCCCCTACGGTGCAACGGACAGCTGGCCCCTTTACCTTGCCATGTCCCACTACGGCAAGCTCAACGTGATCCCAAACCATTCCGATCCCTTAGACGAATATCCTAACACTTCAGGTTTAATTTTCCTGAACTTCACACCAAATTCAACAGTGAGATTTAAGGTAATTTACCTATACAACGAGTACCTTAACGCCTCAGCCAACGGTACAGCACTCAACAATTACGTTAATTACGGTCTTCAGGTGATAAGGCAGGAGGCCCCCTGGGCCTATCCACTCGTGGAGAAGTACGAGGTTCAGAACCCTGCCTCGGGAGAGTTCTTTAGGCCGGCGGTCGATCTTGGAAGCCCCTCGCATATACCCTCAACTATCATCATTTCAGGGGGTAAGGGAACCTACATGATAATAGGTTATCTCTATTCTCCCTCCGACATATCTGGGTATTCCCCCTCACAGCTCATGATGAACCTCACCAACATACAACCTATCGTGAGCTCATCGCAGGAAATTGAGGGATTGCTGTGA
- a CDS encoding haloacid dehalogenase type II: MRLILAFDVFGTLLDTSSFPQEIRRKQLELTWVYTVMEKFVPFREITRQAIRDYLLVNEGKEEELMNSWLNLKAYPDVKFLGDISALADVFALSNGSVEEVKDHLRRNGILGFFKGIVSAEEVRAYKPSPRVYKHFMESVGYPAFLVSSNWFDLMGARNAGMGTIYLNRRMEKLALEVDVIARDLEKLAQYLREKA, from the coding sequence ATGAGACTTATACTTGCCTTCGACGTCTTCGGAACTCTTCTAGATACCTCCAGCTTTCCACAAGAGATAAGGAGGAAACAGCTGGAACTTACGTGGGTTTACACTGTCATGGAAAAGTTTGTTCCCTTCAGGGAGATCACCAGGCAGGCCATAAGAGACTACCTTCTCGTGAACGAGGGGAAGGAGGAAGAGTTGATGAACTCGTGGTTGAACCTGAAGGCGTATCCCGACGTGAAGTTCTTGGGGGACATATCAGCACTAGCTGACGTCTTTGCCCTAAGTAACGGATCCGTCGAGGAAGTGAAGGACCACCTGAGGAGAAACGGGATCCTAGGGTTCTTCAAGGGGATAGTGAGCGCCGAGGAAGTGAGGGCATACAAGCCCTCGCCTAGGGTCTATAAACACTTCATGGAGAGCGTGGGTTACCCGGCGTTCCTGGTATCCTCGAACTGGTTTGATCTCATGGGGGCTAGAAATGCGGGAATGGGTACCATATACCTTAACAGGAGAATGGAGAAGCTCGCCCTAGAAGTTGATGTAATTGCAAGGGATCTGGAGAAACTCGCGCAATACCTGAGAGAGAAGGCTTGA
- a CDS encoding NifB/NifX family molybdenum-iron cluster-binding protein: protein MKICTVVDDQDRIKVFSKGKFLILFDDKNKEVMVREENPALHSPMKRPTVAKECVRLGANRVIAAHGSLCYPSYSILKRNGVEMVVGREGQGIFEEFRPVTMGEVMYSSLQAMWERVKGH from the coding sequence ATGAAAATTTGTACTGTCGTGGACGACCAAGATAGGATAAAGGTATTCTCAAAAGGGAAGTTCTTGATCCTCTTTGATGATAAGAACAAGGAGGTGATGGTAAGGGAGGAGAACCCAGCTCTTCACTCCCCTATGAAGAGGCCTACGGTGGCTAAGGAATGCGTGAGGCTCGGAGCAAACAGGGTTATAGCAGCTCACGGTTCCTTGTGCTATCCCTCATACTCAATTTTGAAGAGGAATGGAGTCGAGATGGTTGTGGGGAGGGAAGGGCAAGGAATCTTCGAGGAGTTCCGCCCTGTAACCATGGGGGAGGTCATGTACTCGAGCCTTCAAGCCATGTGGGAGAGGGTTAAGGGGCACTAG
- a CDS encoding dihydrolipoyl dehydrogenase, with protein MTDFDAIILGGGGAGYTTAFELSRGGMKVLMLDPKGVLGGNCLYEGCIPSKTYWYGARQLETAKRVPFMKAEISFPKLVDWKDQVQERRFRQHDDEIREHESLTFLAKSGIIVDQNHVKVEDRVYSTKYLVIATGADPVIPKGYEAGITTHELLMPKTRIREVPRKFAIVGGGYIGVEMASIFARLGSEVTLFASHLIKEVSQEVQSLLERELINAGVKIVKERSTGVLKENGKVVLTEKGKYQGFDEVLVAVGRRPNTSSVNGIPLGKKGEIETTPGMRSAIENIYAPGDVNGKFMLFHVAVLEGWVTAQNILEGNREVVEMDYNAVPFAVYTFPQVAWVGLWKEQAIARGFDVETRRYDLSLDSRAQIDGFAEGWMEVVIERGSQRILGAQVVGEDADMLIGELALAVGERLTSYELARISQPHPTQLEQITSLMRRVRRAS; from the coding sequence ATGACTGATTTCGATGCCATAATCCTGGGAGGAGGTGGCGCAGGTTACACCACAGCCTTCGAGCTCTCAAGGGGCGGAATGAAGGTCCTCATGCTCGACCCAAAGGGCGTTCTAGGAGGAAATTGTCTTTACGAAGGTTGCATACCCTCTAAGACCTACTGGTATGGAGCGCGACAACTCGAAACTGCGAAGAGAGTTCCCTTCATGAAGGCAGAGATTTCCTTCCCCAAGCTCGTGGACTGGAAGGATCAGGTACAGGAGAGGAGGTTCAGGCAACACGACGACGAAATTAGGGAACACGAGAGCCTAACCTTCTTGGCTAAGTCTGGAATCATAGTGGATCAAAACCACGTGAAGGTGGAGGATAGAGTCTATAGCACCAAGTACCTAGTGATAGCCACCGGGGCCGATCCCGTGATCCCAAAGGGATATGAGGCCGGGATAACCACTCACGAACTCCTTATGCCGAAAACTAGGATAAGGGAAGTACCGAGGAAGTTCGCAATTGTGGGTGGAGGATACATAGGTGTGGAGATGGCCTCAATCTTCGCGAGACTAGGTTCGGAGGTCACCCTCTTCGCATCACACCTCATCAAGGAGGTGTCCCAAGAGGTTCAGAGTCTACTGGAAAGGGAGCTGATCAATGCTGGGGTCAAGATAGTCAAGGAAAGGAGCACAGGAGTTCTGAAGGAGAATGGGAAGGTGGTCCTTACTGAAAAGGGGAAGTATCAGGGCTTCGACGAGGTTCTAGTGGCTGTGGGAAGAAGACCCAATACATCCTCTGTGAACGGAATACCCCTTGGAAAGAAGGGGGAGATTGAGACTACCCCTGGAATGAGGAGCGCCATCGAAAACATTTACGCCCCAGGCGACGTGAACGGTAAGTTCATGTTGTTCCACGTGGCCGTTCTAGAGGGATGGGTAACCGCCCAGAACATCCTGGAGGGTAACAGGGAAGTTGTGGAGATGGACTACAACGCCGTCCCCTTCGCGGTCTACACTTTTCCACAAGTGGCATGGGTAGGACTCTGGAAGGAACAGGCTATCGCCAGGGGATTTGATGTGGAGACTAGGAGATACGACCTCTCCTTGGACTCAAGGGCACAGATAGATGGCTTCGCCGAGGGATGGATGGAGGTCGTAATAGAGAGGGGTAGTCAGAGAATCCTCGGGGCACAGGTTGTGGGAGAGGACGCAGACATGTTAATCGGGGAACTGGCACTTGCCGTGGGAGAGAGACTAACCAGTTACGAGCTAGCTAGGATAAGCCAACCACACCCCACGCAACTGGAACAGATCACGTCCTTGATGAGGAGAGTCAGGAGGGCCAGCTAG
- a CDS encoding pirin family protein: protein MIRKVSYMLEGKETRDGAGVKLYRVFGGPHTYSLTDPFLLLDFFGSDRVEDYIAGFPWHPHRGIETLTYLIQGKVEHEDSTGSKGVLYPGDAQWMTAGSGIFHQEMPKPLGEEDVLHATVLNTMNKGLQLWINLPRNMKMTDPVYRDARRGDIPEVKIDGGRVRIITGEYDGVEGPVRVTSPVDPTYYEVKLEPEKEFKAKVKRGYTVLAFVVEGSAKMDDSVTLSEGNLAIYDDGDEVQISTRKGAHVIILSGRPINEPIAWYGPIVMNTEEELTQALIDLRRGTFVKKAPITQ from the coding sequence ATGATTAGAAAAGTCTCATACATGTTAGAGGGAAAGGAGACTAGGGATGGAGCTGGGGTAAAGCTTTACAGGGTCTTTGGTGGACCTCACACGTACTCCCTGACTGACCCCTTCCTTCTCCTAGACTTCTTCGGTTCAGATAGGGTTGAGGACTACATTGCGGGGTTTCCGTGGCATCCCCACAGGGGTATTGAGACCCTCACCTATTTGATCCAGGGCAAGGTGGAACATGAGGATAGTACCGGGAGTAAGGGCGTTCTCTATCCGGGGGATGCACAGTGGATGACTGCCGGGAGCGGAATATTCCACCAGGAAATGCCTAAACCCCTGGGAGAGGAGGACGTGCTTCACGCCACCGTACTGAACACGATGAACAAGGGATTACAGCTGTGGATTAACCTTCCGAGGAACATGAAAATGACCGACCCTGTATATAGAGACGCAAGGAGAGGAGACATACCAGAGGTCAAGATAGACGGTGGGAGGGTTAGGATCATCACGGGTGAGTACGATGGGGTGGAGGGCCCCGTTAGGGTGACTAGTCCCGTGGATCCTACCTACTACGAGGTCAAGCTGGAACCCGAGAAGGAGTTCAAGGCCAAGGTAAAGAGAGGTTACACTGTCCTTGCCTTCGTGGTTGAGGGAAGTGCCAAGATGGATGATTCCGTGACCTTGTCTGAGGGTAACCTAGCGATCTACGATGATGGGGACGAGGTTCAGATCTCCACGAGAAAGGGGGCCCACGTCATCATCCTGTCTGGGAGGCCAATCAATGAGCCCATAGCGTGGTACGGACCCATTGTGATGAACACTGAGGAGGAGCTAACCCAGGCCCTTATAGATTTGAGAAGAGGTACATTCGTGAAGAAGGCCCCGATCACCCAGTGA
- a CDS encoding nucleotidyltransferase domain-containing protein: MPEPLELSRYLDRLRAFKWRDFDVYYAILFGSLAKRGRGNDIDIAVEFKRKSLDAYSSLLASLRNYLDEDRVDLVMISDNSDCFLVHEVFSDSLILYMEDYDRMHRIASICEDFLIDLKKLQILENAGRAIMRRWQS; the protein is encoded by the coding sequence ATGCCAGAACCACTCGAACTTTCGCGTTACTTAGACAGGTTGAGGGCCTTCAAATGGAGGGACTTTGACGTATACTACGCAATCCTCTTTGGGTCACTGGCCAAGCGCGGTCGGGGAAACGACATTGATATAGCTGTAGAGTTTAAGAGGAAGAGTCTGGACGCGTATTCCTCTCTCCTCGCATCCCTAAGGAATTATCTAGATGAGGATAGGGTGGATTTAGTCATGATATCAGACAATTCCGATTGCTTCCTTGTTCATGAGGTCTTCAGCGACTCACTGATCCTATACATGGAAGATTATGATAGAATGCATAGGATAGCGTCAATCTGCGAGGACTTCCTCATAGATCTAAAGAAGTTACAGATACTGGAAAACGCTGGGAGGGCGATCATGAGGCGATGGCAGTCCTAG
- a CDS encoding MFS transporter: MSSPPGKLKSFFISSAGFLLDGYDLSVISFALLFLPKELHLTPLQEGLVSSASLMGMILGSVLLGLLSDKMGRKRLMGLDLVIFTVFAITSALSQNFLEMFLSRLLLGVGIGGDYPLSSSLMAEYSPSRSRGRYLVGAVSMYWVGTLLSAVVNLVFLPTGDYFWRYSFAFGALLSIPVIVARFSLPESPRWLISKGKLKGDGIPTQEEENKGVTGFLDLFRMRLLPYLLLVSAIWFLFDVASYGIGLYYPAIFREFSLPSNYEVIYATMIIAVGAILGYILAEVAIDSLGRRAVLLSGLGVMALLLAVGGVLRLTGVVLVPYFAVFVAMEQWAGAVTLFYPAELFPTPVRSSAQGFATAVSRIGAVLGVVFFPSMVKVLGLSNSLILFSVTSAIAFILALLLRETKRKELEEISLGLKEVKGRNPST; this comes from the coding sequence GTGTCCAGTCCTCCTGGAAAACTAAAATCCTTCTTCATCTCCTCCGCAGGGTTCCTCCTTGACGGATATGATCTCTCGGTGATATCCTTCGCGCTTCTGTTCCTTCCGAAGGAACTTCATCTTACCCCATTACAGGAGGGACTCGTTAGCTCTGCCTCGCTCATGGGAATGATACTCGGTTCAGTCCTACTCGGGTTACTCTCCGACAAGATGGGGAGGAAAAGGCTCATGGGCTTGGATCTAGTAATCTTCACGGTCTTCGCCATAACCTCGGCCCTGTCCCAGAACTTCCTGGAAATGTTCCTATCTAGGCTACTCCTGGGGGTTGGCATAGGTGGAGATTATCCCCTAAGTAGTTCCCTCATGGCTGAGTACTCCCCCTCAAGGTCGAGGGGAAGGTACCTCGTGGGGGCAGTGTCCATGTATTGGGTAGGAACACTGCTCTCTGCTGTCGTGAACCTAGTCTTCCTTCCCACGGGTGACTATTTCTGGAGGTATTCCTTCGCGTTTGGAGCCCTTCTATCCATCCCAGTCATAGTAGCCAGGTTCTCTCTCCCCGAGTCACCCAGATGGTTAATAAGCAAGGGTAAACTTAAGGGAGATGGAATCCCAACCCAAGAGGAGGAAAACAAGGGAGTTACAGGTTTCCTTGACCTGTTCAGGATGAGATTACTTCCATACCTCCTCCTAGTCTCAGCAATCTGGTTCTTGTTTGACGTTGCGTCATACGGTATAGGACTTTACTACCCAGCAATATTTAGGGAGTTCTCTTTACCCTCCAACTACGAGGTGATTTACGCCACCATGATAATCGCGGTGGGAGCAATCCTCGGCTATATCCTGGCGGAGGTCGCCATAGATTCGCTGGGAAGGAGAGCTGTTCTTCTATCCGGGCTTGGCGTAATGGCACTTCTCCTGGCTGTGGGAGGTGTCCTGAGGCTTACCGGGGTTGTTTTGGTGCCATACTTTGCGGTCTTCGTGGCAATGGAGCAGTGGGCTGGCGCGGTCACACTCTTTTACCCCGCTGAGCTCTTCCCTACCCCAGTTAGGTCATCCGCTCAAGGATTTGCGACAGCAGTGAGCAGGATAGGAGCTGTCCTGGGAGTCGTGTTTTTCCCTAGCATGGTGAAGGTCCTTGGTCTCTCTAACTCCCTGATTCTGTTCTCTGTAACGTCGGCTATCGCATTCATATTGGCACTCCTGCTGAGGGAAACTAAGAGAAAGGAACTAGAGGAGATCTCCCTTGGGCTAAAGGAGGTGAAAGGGAGAAATCCGAGTACATGA